The Mustela lutreola isolate mMusLut2 chromosome 3, mMusLut2.pri, whole genome shotgun sequence genome includes a region encoding these proteins:
- the FAM237A gene encoding protein FAM237A, with protein sequence MADPGNRRGIYRPLTLTCSLLIVGMCCVSPFFCHSQTDLLALNQADPQCWESSSVLLLEMRKPRISNTVSGFWDFMNYLKSSENLKHGALFWDLAQLFWDIYVDCVLSRNHGLGRRQLSGKEEISAAHPQHAGRNQGAYSQQLRTPFLKKKELIEGLISMHLHRSGFKFFGKVTSGLEIKRK encoded by the exons ATGGCTGATCCTGGGAACAGAAGAGGGATCTACCGCCCCTTGACTCTTACCTGCTCTTTGCTCATTGTGGGAATGTGCTGTGTGTCTCCTTTCTTCTGCCATAGCCAGACAGACCTGCTGGCTCTTAACCAAGCTGATCCTCAGTGCTGGGAATCTTCTTCAGTGCTCCTCCTGGAAATGCGGAAGCCTCGAATTTCTAACACTGTTTCCGGTTTCTGGGATTTTATGAACTACCTGAAGTCTTCTGAGAACTTGAAGCATGGGGCACTGTTTTGGGATCTGGCCCAACTCTTCTGGGACATCTATGTGGACTGTGTCCTCTCCAGGAATCATGGCTTAGGAAGGAGGCAATTGTCTGGGAAGGAAGAGATTTCAGCAGCGCATCCACAGCACGCAGGGAGAAATCAAG GTGCATATTCTCAGCAACTAAGAACACCTTTCCTAAAGAAGAAAGAGTTGATTGAAGGTTTGATAAGCATGCACTTGCACAGGAGTGGGTTTAAGTTCTTTGGAAAAGTCACCAGTGGcctggaaataaagagaaaataa